A genomic region of Polyangiaceae bacterium contains the following coding sequences:
- a CDS encoding HEAT repeat domain-containing protein: MGIFDFLRKSPKSTTNAAPAPAVDKKISGPAKVVADKRAQTYDRLEAIQTLVEMSSPEAAAALLKRFTFTIDPSITDQEEKDIAFRGIVATGKDVVPAVVDFCAKAEALTWPLKILAEILDDEDYRNELIALLDRFDTEYARNVEPKIHVIQALEDVVHEDVRSAVERFFEDVNETVRFHAVQTTFAQGMPESVEGLIDLLVQEESVRVKNKIADGLLVRGWTIPDSRRDAVDDALSDTSGYSVGEGGKIVKRSLGFN, from the coding sequence GTGGGCATTTTCGACTTCCTCCGCAAGAGTCCCAAGAGCACGACGAACGCGGCCCCGGCCCCCGCGGTCGACAAGAAAATCAGCGGGCCCGCCAAGGTCGTCGCGGACAAACGCGCCCAGACCTACGATCGTCTCGAAGCCATTCAGACGCTCGTCGAGATGAGCTCGCCCGAGGCGGCTGCTGCGCTTCTCAAGCGGTTCACGTTCACCATCGACCCGTCGATCACCGACCAGGAAGAAAAGGACATCGCGTTCCGTGGCATCGTCGCGACGGGCAAGGATGTCGTGCCTGCCGTGGTCGACTTTTGCGCGAAGGCGGAAGCGCTCACGTGGCCACTCAAGATCCTCGCGGAGATTCTCGACGACGAGGACTACCGCAACGAGCTCATCGCGCTGCTCGATCGTTTCGACACTGAGTATGCGCGTAACGTCGAGCCTAAGATCCATGTCATCCAGGCTCTCGAGGATGTCGTGCACGAGGACGTGCGCAGCGCGGTGGAACGGTTTTTCGAGGACGTCAACGAGACCGTGCGTTTCCACGCCGTGCAAACGACGTTCGCGCAGGGCATGCCTGAAAGTGTCGAAGGGCTGATCGACTTGCTCGTTCAAGAGGAATCCGTACGAGTCAAAAATAAAATTGCCGATGGGCTGCTCGTACGTGGGTGGACGATCCCCGATTCTCGCCGCGATGCCGTCGACGACGCGCTTTCTGACACCTCCGGCTACTCGGTTGGTGAAGGCGGCAAGATCGTCAAACGCTCGCTTGGGTTCAACTGA